CCGCCAGAGGATTGCACCGATTCTGTTCGAGCATTAAAAAAGAGGGCACGCTAAGTTTGCAGCCATCAGGCAGTCTCGAGCGAACCTCCACTCTGTTCGGAGCCAATATCGTTCATGGCGGAAGATGCCAAAGGGATTCAACACCCTCATTCGGACCCCCTGGTCATTGAAGTAACCATGGGCAAATTCGACGTCGAGAGAGTCTTGGTGGATACTCGAAGCACTGTAAACGTTCTCTTCTGGCAGACGTTAGAGAAGATGGGTATCACATCCAAGCAGGTGAAGCCCGAGACCCGAACGTTGGCTGGCTACGATGGAATCGCCAAAATGTTGATGGGCAATGTAACGCTGCAAATGCGTGCTCGAGGAGTGACCCGGAAAACTAAGTTTGTGGTCGTCGACACACCGTCGATTTATAACGCTATTATGGGATCACCATGGATATATGCAATGCAAGCCGTGCCGTCAACTtaccatctctgcctgaaattcCCAAGCTCAACAGGGATTTGTACGTTGTATGGTGATCAGAGGATGGCCCGATCTTGCAAAGGAAAAACCAGGacgcatagcaattacagagcggGGACCATCCCGTCGGTCCCCATAAGCCGGAGCGAGACCTTCTCAAGTCTCCGGAATGTCGGATAATCCAAGCAAATATCGACCCTATGGATCCATCACGAACTGTCGGGCTGGGGGCCGAACTGGAAGACGATTCTAAGGTACAACTCTTCGCTTTCCTACAATCTTTGTCCTCCACATTTGCTTGGTCAACAAAGGATATGGTCGGGATTAGCCCCGACGTCATCTGCCACAAGCTCAATATCGACCTGACATTCAAACCAGTTAGGCAGAAACGCAGGCGTCTGAGTCCAGATCAAGCAAAAGCATTTTAAGACGAGGTCGAACGTTTACTCAAAGCAGATCAAATAATGGAGGTCAAGTATCCTGATTGGTTGGCCAACCCGGTCgtggtaaaaaagaaaaacggaaaATGGAGAATGCGTGGATTTCACAGATCTGAACAAAGCGTGTCCTAAGGATAGCTTCCCTTTGCCGCACTTAGACCGACTTGTCGAAGCCCAATAGGGAACCAATTGCTCTCGTTCATGGACGCATTCTCAGGATACAACCAAATCGCCATGAGTTCGACGGATCGTGGAAAAACGACATTCATCACGGACAAAGGAACCTATTGTTACAAAGTTATGCTATTCGGATTGTAAAACGCCGGGGCAACCTACCAAAGGTTGGTCAATATGATGTTTGCCTATCTGCTCGGACGAACTATGGAGGTCTACATCGACGACATGTTGGTCAAGTCTTTAAACGTGGAGCAGATGAAACTGAATCCAACGAAGTGCACGTTTGGAGTTATATCACGCGAATTCCTAGGATACATCGTTACTGAGAGAGGAATATAAGCCAACCCCAAACAGATTGAAGCCATACTGGGCCTCCCGTCCCCTACTAACAAACGGGAGGTGCAGCGCTTGAATGGCCGGATCACTGTTCTAAATCGTTTCATCGCCCGATCAACGGATAAATGCCTTCCCTTCTATCAGCTCCTCCGAGGAAACAAGGATTTTCATTGGAACGACGGTTGCGAGATCGTCTTTCGGCAGTTGAAGGAATATCTGACCAGTCAACCGGTGCTAGTAAAACCAGACACCAATATTTTATACTAGCAATGCCCTCAATGACGCGGAGTCAAGATATACTACGCTAGAAAAACTGGCTCTCGTTGTGATCACCGCTGCGTGCAAACTTCGACCTTAGTTCCAGTCACATTCCGTCGTCGTGTTTACCGATCAGCTGCTCCAAACTATCCTCCATAGCCCCCTTCAGTCCGGACGCATGGCAAAATGGGCGGTCGAGTTGAGTGAGTACGATATCGAATATCGTTCTCGACCAAGCTTGAAGTCACAAGTCCTAGCCGATTTCATTACTGAGCTTTCTCCTGAGCTCGAAGACCCAACTCCTAAGGAAGAGCATTGGACCATGTTCGTCGACGGTTCATCATCTCATCAGGGATCCGGTGTGGGACTCATTCTCCGATCTCCCAGCGGCGAAGTGATTGAGCAAGCATTGAAGCTCAACTTCAAAGCATCCAATAACGAAACGGAATACGAGGACTAGGAGTGACACACCTGCAAGTCTTCTGTGATTCCCAGCTGGTGGTCAGTCAGTTCAGTGGTGAGTTCGATACGAAGAACGCATATGCTCTTGCATCCTTGGCAAATTGCTCGGATCCTGATTTGCGGCGCATAATTCATGTTGAGTGCGTCGAGGCACCCAGCATCGATCTAGCCAACCTGGTCTCCGTTACAATGACGATTCGGTTCTGATGGAAGTTGACGAGCCAATGGAAGACCTAACGGATGTCACAAAGCCACCTGATGATTGGCAAATCGAGATTAAGCTTTATATCTCCGAAGGGGTCGTCCCGCCAGATCGTTGAACAGCTCGGCGTTTAAAAGCTCAAAGCGCTAGATACGTCCTCTTGGATGGAAGCTTATACCGTCGCAGTTCGTCCGGAGTGTTCCTTACATGCGTTAGCTGCGAGGAGGCCGAACGAATCATGATGGAAGTACACGAAGATGACGGTGGCAACCACTCCGGTAGACGGGCGCTTGCTTTGAAAATCAAGAAGGATGGTCATTATCGGCCAACCATAGTTGCTGATTGTGAGGCCTTCTCGGCGAAGTGTGAAGCTTGCCAGCGTCATGGGCCAATGCGACACGTTATGCCCGAATTATTAAGTACTGTAACGGCCCAGTATCCTTTCATGCGTTGGGCCATGGACCTTGTAGGGCCTCTTCCGCCGTCGAGATCCAAGAAGTTTGTTCTGGTACTAACCGATTACTGCACCAAATGGGTGGAAGCGGAGTCGTTCACTAAGATCCCGTCTTTGGACGTGACTAATTTTATATGGAAAAACATCATATGTCGTCATGGATTTCCTTATGAAATCATCACCGATAATGGTACACAGTTTACCTCGCTCATCACCAGACGTTTCCTGAGTAAGTGGCAAATTTGTCTGAGTACGTTAACTCCCCGATATCCACAAGGGAACGGTCAAGCCGAGGCGACGAACAAATCAATCATAGTTGGACTGAAGAAACGATTCGGTTGGAGAAAAGGAGCGTGGGCAGATCATCTCGATGGTGTACTATGGTCCTACCGAACAACCCCACAGCGATCTACAGGACAATCACCTTTTTCTCTGACTTATGGGATTAAGGCGCCTGTCCCGGCAGAAGCAAAAGTCCCAACACTTCATCGAACCATGATGGTCGATAATCCTGATCTTAATAACGATATGCTAACCGATCATATCGACTTCGCTGAAGAATTACGCGACCAGGCTTTAGTTCAGATTCAACAATATCAAGATGCAGCAACTCGGTATTATAACAAGACTGTTCGTCAGCGACGTTTCAGCGAAGGTGACTTGGTCCTACGAGAAGTTTACGAGAATACCAGAGAGCTTAACGCCGGTAAACTCGGCGCTCGGTGGAAGGGGCCATATCTGATATCCAAAGCAGTTCGTCCTGGCATTTACGAGCTTATGACCATGGCTGGAGAACGAATCCAGAACTCGTGGAACGCTGCACATTTGAAGCATTACTACTATTAGGTCGCCTTCGCAACCTTTCCTACAAGGTTTTGGGAACCCAACCTCCacctattttttgtttgtacaaCGAAATACGACTGGCTTGATCCCTGTTTCAGGGTACGTAGGAAATTccttatattttgttaaagattAAGCGAATGCAGCTAGAATTTcaataaaattcatttttttgtcgaaatttccATTGAATGTGCGAGTCAATTACATTTTGTTTGGCAGTTCGGCAGAAaaattaatcttaaaaaaaacaacgttCAGCGGCAAGCATCCTATGAGTGAACTCGATCAAAAAGTTTTGCCGCAAGCCCTCTAGCGTTCTGGACGGTCCTGCAATCTCAGGATGGGAGCTGGGCCGGATAGGTCAGACTCCAACGGTTCTTCCACCGCCAGTTCATTCACCGCAGTTCGCCAGATCTGCCGCTCCCGCTGCAAGGCTTCTAGCCTTTTGATTCGCAACCCGGAACCCTTGGACACCATGTCCTCTATAAAGGCACATGGGCCCTCAACTAGATGGCGTTCACGGAAGGCCTAACCCGTCGATTCCAAGTAATTAACGAACTGGATCAGCCTCTTCAGACAAGCCTGGTAGACCCAGACGTCTGTTATGAACGAGAAGGCAATTTTCCCCAGGGGTTCGCAGTCGCTTTCGGGTAGATCGGGCACCTCCATCCGATCAACTAGTTCTTTGCACGCCGAGTGCTCAGCAAGTAGACGGTTCATACACCACTGCGCCAGAAAGTAACCTTCGTCGATAAGCTCGTACAGAACTCGGATGGTCCCTACCAAACAGTAGAGACGATGGAGCTGGTCAAGTTTTGGGTGAAGCGCCTAGATATACGCACCCATTATTTTACGACAAGCTCGATATCCTCGGAGCTCTTGTTGTAAAGGAGACACTCCCGGTTCGATGGTCTCGGAGCTTGGAATGAACTCACTAGATCGGGAAGTTTCTCCTACTTCTTGAGGGGAGGTGTCCTTTCCCAGGCCCTCCTTAACCAAACAGATCTTTTctatgtttctattttttgttggaGTTGTGAATGTCTAACAAAGATCCAACCCCTCCTCTATTTATACTCCAACTTCGTAAACAACCGCTATGAATTCCACCAATCTGAGTACAACAGATTTTTCGCTGCGTCCCGAGAATCGCAATTAAAGACCGTGcaaacattcaatgtttctagccacgtgtcaaaaatatatatatatatatatatatatgtatgaactTCTAAAATTAAGTCTGCTTCAGTTCGGACCGAActctttgatatattttttgatacCCTGGCCAGGTGATCAACTTGCGTCGAAGGCACAAATTTTCTTACGGAGGGATAAGCCGAACCCAAagtatttatttcgcacccGTTGTCTTTCTTTCATTGTTAgggataagccgaacccagagtatttatttcgcacACGACCTTTAGTTCAGACGGAATGGTTAGTCGAATCCAAAGAATAATTTCGCAGTCTGACTTCCGAACTAAAGTAAAAGAGGTAAGCCGAGTCCAGGATCTCGCCCTCTGAACAAACACGTTTTGTTAGGGATAAATGTCCCACTTTCAAAACCCATCTCTTCGGAGCCTAGAGGGGTTGCTTTCACAAGTGGcgtaaatatgaaaattactTGATATAAGCCAGGAGACGTCCCTCTTCTTGTACATTTTTCGAATAAAATGAAACTTTATTTATTGCAAACACAATTTGTCTAAACTCGACAACTCATCGTAAAATAATACTAAGAATGTTTCGAATCGCTAAATTGCAAGTACATCGGTTATCCTGAACTTAGGGTAAACCCGGCTGCGATCCTTCGAGTATCCGCCTTAAGACGTTTCAGCATGGGCCATAAGAGCTGAAGTCATGTTTTCTCCCTCTCATCGGGACGGGATTCCAGTGCCATGATCTTTTGCTCCGCCTCGTCAAGACGACGGACGGCTCTTTTCCGTTTCGACTTCAATGTGGTGACCTCAGCTTCTAGCATAGCTAGACGGTCGTCGATCTCGTTCTTCTTCAGGCGATGATAGTAAAGTTTATGGCATTGCTCATGATGCACAGATTCTATATGCTtgccaagaaaatataaaaaggatCTCAAGTTAGAATTGATATTCGATAGGACATATTGCAAATTTAGCTCGAGAATGTTACCTGGTTGACAAAGGCATGAGCTGCAGCAGCTTCTACATTATTAGCacttttatatatgtagaaCGGTTGACTTCGGTAGGCATGAACTCGCCACTTAGCGAAAAGCTCGGTTCACTCGGAATGGAGTTCGCCGAGTAGTAACATTAGTTACAATACTTGATCAAGCACGATGGCATAGCCGTTACCCTGTCGAATCCGTTTTCGATCCAAAATCTTGGATAAGACTCAAGCAGCTTTAGTTTGCACAACAGATCGTTCCGCGTTTGTTCTACCGCAGCAAGTCGTTTCCGATATTTGGCATGATGTTCTTCAATGTGAAAAAGGAAAGTCTCCAGTTTCGCTCTTGCTTCAGGAGTAACGCGGAACAGCAACATCCACTGAGCTCGGATGTGTGGGTAGTAGGGCATTCCCCTTTTGATAGCCTCCAAATTTGAGAATGTCGGGAAATCATTCCCAATTTCAACCAAGGGATCAATACTGCCGACGGAGCTTGGCATCTCTTACGAATGAAACTGCGTTGCGAGTTTATGATTCGATTAGGAATGGCACTGAGATATTTATATTGGTTCCTGGGGATGCTTTTCCAATTCCAGGATTGGGAAAGTTAGCTTTTCTTTTTGGCGCTAGTTCCCTTTTTACATAAAGGAAATTTCTCATCAAAGCATCAAAAGGAAATTTGCTGAAAAGGACTATTGCAAAATTCAACCGCAAAACGGGAAATGTTTTAACAGGGATTTTCACATCCCTTTTCACGAaagttcaaaataataataataataaaagtacaTAAGGAGTTATGGTTTCAAGCTTCAGAAAGATTGGACAAGTCGGCTCGGAAAGCTCCGGCGTTGGATCCATGCTGATCTCGGACAGAGTTGGGCGCAATGTTCCCAGGATGAAGTATTCCAAAGCCAAGCTGATCTGGAGACATGGTGAGGTTGCCTTCACCCAGATCTAGGAGTTCTAGGGCCTCAACAGCTTCCAAGGCTTTTGCCCTTTTCTCCTGAATCTCTAAGATCAGTTCTTCAGGAATAGTTGCCCCCTTTCTGAGCAAATACTCCACGGTTTCCCTGACTCCAACCTCTTGATTGTTAATCCAAGGAAACAATGCGTTAGGTCACCTACACAAAATCTGGACAAAGTTAAAAGGAAGCAGTGTTACGAACCATTAGATGAGACTCGGCGATGTCGAGGTATGCTATTTCAAATTCCAATCTGCTTGTCTTAGGAAGAATTCGAGAGGAAACCATCAAGTTCTGAAAAAGATCACTGGAAGCTGCCCGATTCGTGACCAGGGGACTATCACCGAAGTAGTCAAAAGCGAATCGGTCAGTTTTATCGTTCCTCCTTTTCACGCGGAATCTGTCAGCAGATTCCAATTCGGCATCTTTAGCCGAACGCTTGCGAGTGACTGCGGGTTCTGGTTCGGAAACAAGGTCTTCTCCGAtctgttttttattgtttaacttcttcttcttttttcttgtttccctGGTTTCAAGCGAGAGGATGTTTTCTTCGGCGTTCGGAGGATCGGCCCCTTCTAGAGTCAAAGGATGGTCACCCAACAACACGGTATCCTCAAGACCGACAATGTCGACGTTTATGTCGTCATCCTGAATAGGGTCAGTTTCAGGTCGAGCTTCAGCGTGAGGACTCGGACATACGACCTAAAGGGAACTGGCATCAAAAACGCGGGATCTGACAGGTTCCGAGGTTTTCCCCAGAGAATTCGCGAAACTCGGAAATGTTGTCCT
The sequence above is a segment of the Camelina sativa cultivar DH55 chromosome 10, Cs, whole genome shotgun sequence genome. Coding sequences within it:
- the LOC104720412 gene encoding uncharacterized protein LOC104720412; translated protein: MAEDAKGIQHPHSDPLVIEVTMGKFDVERVLVDTRSTVNVLFWQTLEKMGITSKQVKPETRTLAGYDGIAKMLMGNVTLQMRARGVTRKTKFVVVDTPSIYNAIMGSPWIYAMQAVPSTYHLCLKFPSSTGICTLYGDQRMARSCKGKTRTHSNYRAGTIPSVPISRSETFSSLRNVG